The segment GACAGAGACATACAGACTCTTAAACAATCAtcttggctagtgaagatgaaaaacaatatgcctcctAATCCTCAATCTTTAATCTGTAGAGTATTAAAATTGACCTTAACACAAGTATTAGTACTTTTATAATGATTAACCATGAAAGTATGACCTTAacatttgaccttgagaaaTTACAGGCATTTTCTTACATCATGGGGAAATGTGTTCTAAGTTTGATAATCCTAGCCTTATTAGTGCTCTTCCCACAAggcagggcttgaagctaactttttatgtcaccagtccagccggactgatggggtataatttcaaccagtctgcagaaaaatttaccagtcctacagaattttccagaaataattaaacatatttcattaatgttatcaaaatgaaatttaactcaatatgcctcagacaatattgttacactTAAATttaatgtgggatttatatttacgaatcagattcgtctgatatctacagatcgaagcatgccaaatgttacagtgtataaaatttcataagtatattttccaaaatgatgctttagaaaattaaccagtcccatcggactgactaaaacaaatgtcagtcagtctgccagacttttaaccaatCACAGACTgatgggcatatgttaatttcgagccctgcaaGGTGCTGATGGATGAACAGACCGACCACAGATACATAGAAGCACAATATCATCATACATTCCTCCCTCAGTGATGGCTGAAaatatgtattgaatttgaTTATCCTAGCCTTATTAGTACTGGTTTTGTGTCTATCAAATTACCGCTGCAAgtttgactttgaccttggaactttgaccttgaaaaatatataggctttttTCTTCAGTAATTGGAAACATGtatgccaagtttgatgattcCAGCTTTATAGGTACTAATTCTATCTAACCCACAATGTGCTGACAGACCAACAGGCAGACAGATGGATaccatacatgtaccatgatcCATCTATGACAGGAATATAAAAAGGGGGTATATAAGCTGTGCTGCTAGAATAGGTGGCATATGGTAGTAGTAAACATATGACAAACATTTTTCCaaatcatatttttgttttcttttatttttctcctttggggggagggggggggggatgggagGGGGTAGTTACTACAACCATAAGCTACATTACACTGTGTTGTTGTATTCATATACTCACCAAGGTTCATGGATTCAATCAAGGTCAAACAATGTATAAACAAAGTAGATGTCAGTGTGTGTTAACTTACTGCAGGTGGGTCCTTCGTCCTCCCCCTTCTGACAGTCGAGGGACTGGCTGCAGAGTTTGGTGATGGGTATACATTGTTTGGACTCTGTACATTGCCATTCCTGGGGACCACATTCCTCATTACCTGAAATAATAATGATGGATAAATTCAATGCAATTTTTGTTTCCAACTTTATTCATAAAGCTAAACATAAACTTCTACCTTTCATCCTATTCATTTTTAGGATTacattatcattaaaatttaatcCTAAAAAATTGTCAGATATTgtcaaaatcatttattttcaaaatagccAATTCCTTTCACAACTGGAAATTCAATTTTCTTGTTGATCAAAGTAATAACTGAAATTATATCACATGGATCCTAATAGTAATAACAGCAGAAAAACTTCAATTTAGATTTCGTAAATTATGCATGTAATTATTACCATACACTAACAAAAGTTTAAGATGATTAAAGCTGATTATCTCCAacatgtaatgaaaaaaatgtacaaaacctACATATCAGGTATAAGCCACagtatatactgtagatttgaatCAATTCATTATAAGTTGTACCAATATCTAATTTCAGTTTCAAGAAACCCCATCTGATGTGATACTGGTTACTCCAAAAATTCTGTTACTTTGATAATATTCCTACTTACTATACCACTTTCTTttctttgtaaacaaaaacttaCACGAAAATCATTTTTAAGCTGATGAAAAGAATAAATGTAGGATAAGGTTAATCATAATTTCATAGGTTATGCATCCCTCGATTccagaaaattgaaaatttccatGTGTAGCATTATCATAGCAAGCGAAGATGGTGCAATgtagaaaagaagaaaatttaagGCTGGACTGGGAATTGAtcctgggacccctgcattactagttaggtgctctaaccactgagctacccacaCCAATATCCACATTCCATATAGcgccctaactactacatttTCCTTCCTCCTTAAATTATCTTCACCCTcagacacacaacccagattcttttgcccctggcaggactttcaccAGTGTAAGTCCAGGAATGGTCAAGACACCAAATGCATAATAAAGGGAAGGAGAACATTTGTGGCTGGATCAGGAATTGGACCCTGGACCCTGCATTACTAGACAGGTGTTCTAACTACCGAGTATCCTTAACTACTAAACAAATATGGAGTAACTcctgaatgaaagttatcaaacATTGCTGAAAGATGTAACTACATTATTACAATTAAGTTAATTCAACACTGTTAATCTGAGAATTTTTCTATCACAAATTGATTATAACATTGGAATTGTATTATTAAGAGGGCATGATCTATAATCTATATATATGTGTAGCATAATAAGACATTTTACAAAAACCGAACTTGGTGcataattgatataaaaattgagCAATAAATGTAATATCTGTAATTTATGTGTAACAGAGGAGATGGTGCACTGCCTTACTGGACAGAATTCGTGTCTGAATGGGCTGCTACAGAGAGGTCAGTTTGATATGAATCACCACACTTGCTGGACATTTAACCTGACCATTGGTGTCCTGTTACAGCCCTGCCTTGTCACGGTGACTGGCAGTTACACTTCAAAACATTTCCTGTTCAATCATAATCTGCATAAAACATCGTAATTTATGACAGAAAAACATTACTAAACTTACATCTGATGAAGAGAAATTACATACTGTATCATTGCCATTTAACTACCTCTCACCAaagtatgaaaatatacatctacACTTACCACAACCTTTTTCATCAGAAAAATCTCCACAATCATCTTTTCCATCACACACACTGGACTGGTTCACACACTTATAATTATCACAGGTCATCTGATCCCCCATGCAGGGCTTATATGCTGGAAATATTAAGTCGTAAATCATATTCTGATTTGTAACAAACTGAAAGCAAAAAATAACATCATGCCAAAAATTAGCACACAAAATCTATTGAACTCCCATGGACCTTATCCACCAAAACATGTAAGACATTGCAAATTAGTTCATATTCACTTTGTTCAACTTAGTTATATTCTAtgctatatttttcattatttattttcaatgactTAATGACATTAAGTGATGTATCTTTCCACATTTAAACATATTGTGTAGTGACATTAAGGGCTTAGTAGTTACTTCATTGTGGATTCGATGGCCATTTCTTACAAATCATATGACTTGGAATGGAGTCCTAAAATAACATcctccaacaaaaaatcaaaagCACATGAACTTTCAATAAGTGGCAATTTAAGTAATAATATTCATTAGGTATTGAAGAGATGAATGCACGCTTCTACTTTTATGAAATCATTGTAGCCAGTCCCATTCATTTTCAGCAAGAGGCCCATAAGCCACATCACTCACCAAATCCacattttcctatatataacAAGCGTCACCTTTCTTGAACTCCGGGGTCATGCCAGAAACAAACTTAAAActttaaaggtcaagtacagTGATTTTCCTAAAACCTGAGTTCATACATACAAATGTTTTACCTGAGTGATCGATAATTGTACATGTCACATGAGTTATCTTCCATAACTTAttacgtcatctgagacaactttAATTTGCCTGCAGCAACACTAGTCAACAGATAAAATTTACGGTGTACATTGAAAGGGACTGCAGTTATGGTACAATGCGCTGCTTTGAACTACAATGTGAAATCAGGACATGGGTTTCCCCAAGAGACCTTAAACTTCAGAAAATTAAATGGACACTGGATTTGTGCCAAATGACTACACGAGGATCTGCGAGCGACACTTACACAAGGATCAGTTTTGCATCAACTCTGACGTACCATTTCAGACAAAATGTAAAGTGCTGATTAACGAGGCAATTTTTACAATATTCTACTATTCTGatcccaagagaaaaaaaagaaaattattgtTGTCTCCGTACCAACTTCAATTATTGAATTACCATGTCACCAGCATTTAGCACGAAATTTTGTATACCAGTACTTATATTTGAAACTTATACTCATTTACTTCTTGTCGTAAGTTTTAGGGGttacataatttcaaaacaaaggACATCTGTACCCAGGCTTTATACTGCAAACTATCATATGTAAATTATCCATGTACTTGCAACAATGCCGAGATGCCGCACTACTTttagaaatcaaaatttttctGCATTCTATGTTAACATTGTACAAGTTGTATAAGCATCCTGATTTGAATCAAATTACACATCTGATGATAGTAGATAGTGCTCCATTGTACTAAATATTGGATAATGTTACCTGTCTCCAAAATCGACCTAATATACATGTTTCTTGTTTAAATGTTACAGAatagaagaaaataaagaatattcaattaattaaaaaaatcgaCCTAACAAATGTTACTGCTCTTTTAATGTTATTAGCATGCAGGTATTTTGCAAATATCAAAGTCTTTTGTAGATCTAACGTTTGGCAAAGTATACGTATGGCTGTAGTAAAAGTGTAAAATTCTGTAATTCTACATCTATCTtatgaaagtaaaatgaaaaattaaaattccccCGTGTCACTGATAAAAGATTAACATGTGTTACTGTTCTACCAGACATAGATATCAGATCcaaacatttgtttttgttatatgtGGATGGTATTGATAAGTAATATTGCTGAATTAggaaagttttaaaatcatcgatttcattttgtaaaattgcaAAGAGACACAAAATGTAAGATGATACATCTGGAACGCTTAACAAGCATCGTGAATTTTCAACCAGGATAAGATTTTATGATTCTCAGTTTAATTACTGAATGAACATGTTGCCAGGATATAGAGCATAAAATTGTGCACTtatcttaaaaatatgaatCAAGATTGAACactattttttaaacatctgttACCTTTctttggggggtttttttttttgtctggtTTGAACTTTAAAATTGGTTTGCATTAATGTCTTATATCTTTAAGTACTTGATGATATTCTGACATAAACACAAATCATTTTTACTATGAAACACCACATCagttaaaatcaatataaaatgaaggATAGCATCTGTTACCTTCCATAGTTTGTAATTACTGCCCCATATGATTTAACAGTACAGCAATTTAAGATTTGTCTCAGTATAATTTAGCTAATATTGGTTCAGTATTACATGCATTTGTTTTCTAGATTACTTGGTACAAGTATGTTATTAAATGAATATagttttaaacaagatgtgtttgtgaaacacaaatgcccccaataatggccaattccgaagatggccaaggtcacaagggcaaatatcttggtaccagtagaaagatcttgtcaaaagaaatgatcatgtacaatatgaaagctctaatatttaccatttagaagttatgaccaatgtaaaaaaaaaaattaaagtaggtcaaatgtcaaggtcaaaaggttcaataccaacggaaagatcttgtaacaaggaatactcgtgtgaaatatcaaagctctatctcttactgttcaaaagttattagcaaggttaaagttttcaaaaagtaggtcaaattccaaggtcaaggtcacagggtcaaaaatgttggtacccacagaaaggtcttgtcacaaggaatactcatgtgtaatatcaaagctccatcactaactgttcaaaagttattagcaaggttaaagttttcaaaaagtaggtcaaactccaaggtcacggggtcaaaaatattggtacccacggaaaggtcttgtcacaaggaatactcatgtgaaatatcaaagctctatcacttactgttcaaatgttattagcaaggttaaagtttcagacagaatgacagacaggacaaaaacaatatgcccccccccccccccccgatcttgggggcataaaaatttacTGAATAGATAACTTGGAGGAAACTGATATGCAACGACAAAGCCATGATAAGATGGATCTGCCTTGTCAATCCTGAAGTGAATGTCGCCTATGAGTCTCTTCTTACTCAGCTTGACATCAGAAACATTACTGATGTTATCCAGACATAAAGGCTGAGATGGCTAGGCCATGTTGAGAGCAGTGCAGGTTGGATATCACAGGTTCGTACACCGAATGTCACTGGATATCAAGCTCCAGGCAGACTAAAGTGGAGATGAGTTAGTAAAACAAGACCTATAGTCTACAAGACTGGATAGGACCAATCCACAGTATTGTCAAGTATAGAAAGAAAGACTCACTGATCTCGAAAGGACAGCCAGACATCACTCTTGCAAAAGGATTAATAAAAGGCCTGGGTAAATAAAATGGATGATGATGATGCAAACAATTCTGCTTTTTATGATATCATATCCATAAAAAATCCTACAAATAATGTTGCaatgttgttgggttttttttttaaaaagacatgaaATATATAGCATTGTGAAAAAATGATATCATGTCTCTTTTATGGCCAGatactgtatattatgtgttGGTTTTCATGCCTACTGTACGATGTTATTTCTACTTGATCTTAATatctgtttatatttttttaatacaaagGTTATCTACCATTCTCTGTGAGCTGCCCTGGGGAATAATTTCTAGCCGAGTCAGATTTGTTTTTCTGATGAGATTATGTCAAGTACATATCACAATCTGGTGGATTTGAAATGCCTGTACACTGCAGGCTCAAATATATAAGGTAGAATCCTTAAACACAAGTCTATCTGATATTTCACCATCACTATCAATGGTGTTGCTAAAACTAACCAATTGtcacagaaattaaaatgataatataatagcatatgtgtaaatacatacaattGTACTAGATGAAGTAATAAGAAGGGGCGATAATTTGTTCTATAAATAACTACACTTGAATAGGTACTTTGCATACTTGCCTAGATTTTTGGGAAAAGAAACAAACTCAGcagtaaacttttcaaaatagtttttaataaactgtaaattttattctcaaatttattttcactgtacttgacctttaaaaCTTTTGTGTCCTTGACTCCCCGTAAATGAGGATACTATCAACAATTTGACATATTGTACCCTTGTGGTTTTTTAGTAGATCTTTTAAGAATTTTCCAATTCAGTCTTATAAACTTCtcttgtgcccccccccccccccaactcaGCCCAAGGGATCATTGTATGAACCACATTACGTAAGAATGCttacatatcaataaaatataccGCATCCTAGAGGATCTTGAAAATACTTTTTTCaatttcctatatacatgtattcccatGTAAGCTAATACacaaaagccccccccccccccccccccccccaaaaaaaaaatgtatactgATGGAAGACTTTACATAACATATATGTTCAACATCAATACATTAAAAGAATTATGACTGTTTTGGACCCAGAAAAAagtcagaaccctggagttgtaaaattcacaattttgatacatcccctaaatatgcatttagtttttatacagtaaGACAGTCTTTCATAATCACTGTaattttggccctaccctgataccaaaatcaACACccctggaatcatgaaatttacaattttggtaaagggttccttctaaatatgtatttaatttttgaacaagaggcccaggggccttataggtcacctgagtatcatgtaacaaccttccaatgtttgaattaggtttgtgtttaaatataagaattttacttttggatggaagaaacattgaatagctatgtggtcagccccgcctttgcaccagaacccctgacccaggggccataaatttcagttttgaaagaagcatccttgatcatcattatcatactattagtttgtctacttaatacccagcagcagaggagaagattttcaaagaaataaaatgcattttcactatatgatcaatagggccccaccctaataccagaacccctgacccaggggccataaatttcagttttgaaagaagcatccttgatcatcattatcatactattagtttgtctacttaatacccagcagcagaggagaagattttcaaagaaataaaatgcattttcactatatgatcaatagggccccaccctaataccagaacccctgacccaggggccataaatttcacaattttgaaagaggcatccttgctcatcataatcatgctattggtttgtctacttaatacccaaggacagagaagaagattttcaaagaaataatgcattttcactatatgacttatagagccccaccctagcaccagaacccctgatccaggggccatgaatttcacaatttttaacaagaggtactgtgagcaatgctcactaagaataccccccgcttaccccaatctcccaaagggtgttggtaataggtataaactacctcttttctgagtgttgctacttcgatgtccagtgcgcatgacctttgaccttttgaccccaaagtcaatagggaacatcttcatcccatgggtagtccatatgtatgatatggtgactgtaggtggaaaggataacgctttagagcccggaaaccatattgctacttcaatgtccagtgcgcttgacctttgaccttttgaccccaaaatcgatagggaacatcttcatcccatgggtagtccatatgtttgatatggtgactgtaggtggaaaggataacactttagagcccggaaaccatattgctacttcgatgtccagtgtgcttgacctttgaccttttgaccccaaaatcgatagggaacatcttcatcccatgggtagtccatatatatgatatggtgacggtaggtggaaaggataatgctttagagcccggaaaccattgcgtctacagacggacggacggacggacaactcgattccagtatacccccccacaacttgttgcggggggtataaagaggcatccttgctcatcattaccatgctattagtttgtctacttaatacccagagacagagaagactttcaaagaatttctacattttcactatatgaccaatagagccccaccctaacacaagaacccctgccccaggggccatgaatttcacaattttggtagagggctcaatgctcattataattatgcccacagtttggcttcttgatgtccaggagtaaagaagaagattttttaaaattacactcattttgatggtttttgccattttcactatatgaccaatagagccccaccctaacacaagaacccctgccccaggggccatgaatttcacaattttggtagagggctcaatgctcattataattatgcccacagtttggcttcttgatgtccaggagtaaagaagaagattttttaaaattacactcattttgatggtttttgccccacccctcaggccccaggggggcagggaccacgaatttcacaatttttgttccccttcacccacagatgctatatgccaaaattggttgaaattggttcaggggtttcagagaagaagctgaaaatgttcaaatgttaacgcacgacgacggacaa is part of the Ostrea edulis chromosome 2, xbOstEdul1.1, whole genome shotgun sequence genome and harbors:
- the LOC125680193 gene encoding low-density lipoprotein receptor-related protein 8-like translates to MAYLCFIICVLLQGIFVLSRGCELPCNNFQFQCKNCRCILESDKCNHINDCGDNSDEMDKCSYKPCMGDQMTCDNYKCVNQSSVCDGKDDCGDFSDEKGCGNEECGPQEWQCTESKQCIPITKLCSQSLDCQKGEDEGPTCSKLTHTDIYFVYTLFDLD